The genomic region GTGGAAGCTGGTAGAGGCGTGGACGGGGGGTGACGAGTGAACCCCCTCGTGCATGCCGGCACCGGTGCCGGTGGGATGAACCTTGACCAGCGGTTCCGGCTGGTGCTGATCCTGAACGTGGTCGTGAGCATGTTCGGCTTCGGCATCGCGAACAGCATGATGTTCCTGGTGCCGCCGGTGCTGGCGATAGCGCTGACGGGGTGGTGGGTGACGGAGTACCGGGCGCAGCGGAAGGGGTGGCGCGGGCTGCCGCGCTGGCTGTCCAACTCGATCCTGCTGGTGATGCTGGTGGTGGCGGTGCTGCGGGCGTTCGCGACGACGGACCTGGTGATGTCGTTCACGGAGTTCCTGATCGCGATCCTGATCATCAAACTGTGGGAGCGCCGGAAGATCAGGGACTACGGGCAGCTGCTGACGCTCTCGATGTTCATGTCCGTAGGGTCGACGCTGGGGAGTTCGTCGCTGCTGATGGGGCTGGTGTGGGCCGTGCACCTGCCGCTGCTCATCGCGGGCGTGATGATGTTCCAGGTGTTCGCGGGGCGGGCGCGGGCGGTGGGCGTGTGGACGCCGGCGGCGGCGGGGGTGCCGTCGACGGGGCTGGTGGTGCGGCGGGGGGCGTTCTTCAGACTGTGGGCGACGGTGCTGCTGGTGGGGCTGGTAGTTTCCGGCGGGATCTTTGTGGTGGTGCCGCGGGGGATGGGGACTGATGAGTTCGGGATCTCGATCCGCAGCCCGATGCAGCAGGTGGGGTTCACCGAAGAAGTCGATCCGGGCGAGGGCTCGCTGATCTCGAGCTCGTACGCGACGGTAATGGAGGTGAGGTTCACGAAGGCCGGCGTGCCGCTGGGCGGGTTCGGCGAGCCGTTCTACCTGCGCGGCGCGGTGCTGGACCAGTACGGGATCGGGGGCTCGACGACCTGGCAGGCGAGGCGGGCGGGTGCTTTTGAGTACGAGGCAAACCACGGGAGGTGGGTGACGCTGGCCCGGCGAAGCGGCGAGGTCATCGAGCAGCAGGTGACGGTGCTGAGCGGCGGCGGGCGTGAGACGCCGATGTTCGCACTGTACCGGCCGCAGGAGGTCAAGCTGGATCCAAGTCTGCAGCAGCAGACGCTGCGGTACGAGCGACCGACGGGGCGGATTTCGCGCGCTGGCGACGGAGGGCGGGTGAACTACTGGGTGCGGAGCGTGGTGCCGCCGCGGGATGAGAGCGTGGTGGTGCGGCATGACGCGGCCCCGTACCCATCGGAGAAAGTGAAGGCCTACGCGTGGGACGTGCTGCGGCGCGCGGACATCGAACCGGACTCTGCCAAACGCGCGTTGGTGGATGACGAGCGGGCGGCGCGGGTTTTCGAGAATCACCTGCGACAGAACTTCGAATACGCGACTGACCAGCTGAAGTCGCCGGTAGGGGTGGACCCGACGGAGTGGTTCCTGCACGACGGGCGGCGGGGGCACTGCGAGTACTTCGCCTCGGCGCTCGCGGCCATGTGCCGCTCGGTGGGCATCAACGCGCGGGTGGTGGCGGGGTATCTTGCGGCGGAGTTCGATGAGGCTCGCGGCGTGTACGTCGTGCGCGAGTCGGATGCGCACGCGTGGGCGGAGGTGGACACGGGACCCGGCGGGTGGGTGACGATGGACGCGACGCCGGAGGCCACCGGGCAGGTGGTGCGCGAGGCGGGGGTGATCGACACGCTCTCGAAGATGTACGCGTCGCTGTCGGACTTCTGGAACATCAATGTCGCGACATTCGGGGCCCAGGACCAGGAGCGGCTGCTGGGGCAGTTCGGGTTCTCCAGGCTGATGGAGAAGTCGTCGGAGTGGTACCGCCGGAGCGCGAAGGCGGTGCACCGTGTGTGGTGGTGGGTGGGGACGCCCGGCGCGGCCGCGTGGGTGATTGGCGGCGCGATCGCGGTGGGTGGGCTGGTATGGGCGACGGCGCGGGAGTGGAAGCGGCGCGGGAGGCGGGCGGAG from Phycisphaerales bacterium harbors:
- a CDS encoding DUF3488 and transglutaminase-like domain-containing protein produces the protein MNPLVHAGTGAGGMNLDQRFRLVLILNVVVSMFGFGIANSMMFLVPPVLAIALTGWWVTEYRAQRKGWRGLPRWLSNSILLVMLVVAVLRAFATTDLVMSFTEFLIAILIIKLWERRKIRDYGQLLTLSMFMSVGSTLGSSSLLMGLVWAVHLPLLIAGVMMFQVFAGRARAVGVWTPAAAGVPSTGLVVRRGAFFRLWATVLLVGLVVSGGIFVVVPRGMGTDEFGISIRSPMQQVGFTEEVDPGEGSLISSSYATVMEVRFTKAGVPLGGFGEPFYLRGAVLDQYGIGGSTTWQARRAGAFEYEANHGRWVTLARRSGEVIEQQVTVLSGGGRETPMFALYRPQEVKLDPSLQQQTLRYERPTGRISRAGDGGRVNYWVRSVVPPRDESVVVRHDAAPYPSEKVKAYAWDVLRRADIEPDSAKRALVDDERAARVFENHLRQNFEYATDQLKSPVGVDPTEWFLHDGRRGHCEYFASALAAMCRSVGINARVVAGYLAAEFDEARGVYVVRESDAHAWAEVDTGPGGWVTMDATPEATGQVVREAGVIDTLSKMYASLSDFWNINVATFGAQDQERLLGQFGFSRLMEKSSEWYRRSAKAVHRVWWWVGTPGAAAWVIGGAIAVGGLVWATAREWKRRGRRAEAFGWAMDGPERRVYRELLRVLAGHGYEKPAWSPPLAHLRAIEARNPRLARRAAAIFEHVYAARFGHEAGRLSAAQAELTALREGR